One genomic segment of Vibrio nitrifigilis includes these proteins:
- a CDS encoding SH3 domain-containing protein produces MRKQLLLIAVLSAIGTTAATAAPCQQGQPCQTQPAQQQKAQPNHSQPGNGHANKATPKSNAGHKVTHQPKAKHHAAKKVAHAKPKGPHHPYQVRANALNVRANPRPGAPIIGHLKRGEHVQVLKVANGWAEIYFDGHYQWVSANFIVKLP; encoded by the coding sequence GTGCGTAAACAATTACTTTTGATCGCTGTACTTAGCGCAATAGGAACCACTGCTGCAACTGCCGCTCCATGCCAGCAAGGTCAGCCATGTCAGACTCAACCTGCTCAGCAGCAAAAAGCGCAGCCAAATCACAGTCAACCAGGCAATGGTCATGCGAACAAAGCAACACCAAAGAGCAATGCGGGACATAAAGTAACACATCAGCCAAAAGCTAAGCATCATGCTGCTAAGAAGGTGGCGCATGCTAAACCTAAAGGCCCTCATCATCCATACCAAGTTCGTGCTAACGCATTGAATGTACGTGCGAATCCTCGTCCTGGTGCACCAATTATCGGCCATCTAAAACGTGGAGAACATGTCCAGGTGTTAAAAGTGGCAAACGGTTGGGCAGAAATCTACTTCGATGGTCATTATCAATGGGTGAGCGCTAACTTTATTGTTAAGCTGCCTTAG
- a CDS encoding aspartate kinase, with amino-acid sequence MSFTVEKIGGTSMSAFDAVLDNIFLKPSNPYHRVFVVSAYSGMTNALLECKKTGKPGIYQMVANGDENWQDAMYQLEQRMLLINENLFADPMVRIQADKFLRARVADAIECIHSLLQTCEFGQFSLRQYLPQIREFLSSLGEAHSAYNTVQKLQSLNINARFIDLSGWNQGQSESLDKVILKAFANIDLSNELPIVTGYAHCQEGLMQTYDRGYSEMTFSRIAALMGASEAIIHKEYHLSSADPCIVGPEHVRPMGQTNYDVADQLANLGMEAIHPNAAAGLRQKGIDLRIKNTFEPDHPGTLIADRFRTDDEQVEIIAGRDKVFALHLFDQSMVGKTDSVSYDVMEIISDEKVRLMGNEMNANSMTYFLSGSTPALNRVLARTKQYCPNAKTSGRMVALISAIGAYMNTNATLSCGMQALMEVGIDPMAAYSSMRNVNVQYVVEDNDYHSAICALHKRLIGSGTKKKSPTVQAA; translated from the coding sequence ATGTCTTTCACCGTAGAAAAAATCGGTGGTACGTCGATGTCGGCATTTGATGCCGTTCTCGATAATATATTTTTAAAGCCGAGTAACCCTTATCATCGTGTGTTCGTTGTGTCTGCCTACTCTGGGATGACCAACGCGCTATTAGAATGCAAAAAAACCGGCAAACCAGGTATCTACCAGATGGTTGCCAATGGTGATGAGAATTGGCAAGACGCAATGTATCAATTAGAGCAGCGCATGCTGCTAATTAATGAAAACCTATTTGCAGATCCAATGGTGCGCATTCAAGCTGATAAATTTTTGCGTGCACGCGTCGCTGATGCAATTGAATGTATACATAGTTTATTGCAAACCTGTGAATTCGGTCAGTTCAGTCTACGCCAATATCTCCCTCAGATCCGTGAATTTCTCTCTTCGCTGGGAGAGGCTCACAGCGCTTATAACACGGTGCAAAAACTGCAAAGCTTAAATATAAACGCTCGTTTTATTGACCTGTCTGGTTGGAACCAAGGGCAGAGTGAATCGTTGGATAAGGTGATTTTAAAGGCGTTCGCCAATATTGATTTAAGCAACGAGTTACCCATTGTTACTGGTTACGCTCATTGCCAAGAAGGCTTGATGCAGACCTATGATCGTGGCTACAGTGAAATGACGTTCAGTCGTATCGCCGCTTTAATGGGAGCAAGCGAGGCGATCATTCACAAAGAGTATCATTTGAGCAGCGCAGACCCATGTATTGTTGGTCCTGAACATGTTCGTCCAATGGGGCAAACTAACTATGATGTGGCAGATCAACTTGCTAACTTAGGCATGGAAGCGATTCATCCTAACGCCGCCGCAGGGTTACGTCAGAAAGGTATTGATTTGAGGATAAAAAATACGTTCGAACCGGATCATCCGGGTACCTTGATAGCCGATCGGTTCCGTACTGATGACGAGCAGGTAGAAATCATCGCCGGACGTGACAAAGTGTTTGCATTGCATCTGTTCGATCAAAGTATGGTCGGTAAAACAGATAGCGTGAGCTACGATGTTATGGAAATTATTTCTGATGAAAAAGTCCGCTTGATGGGGAATGAGATGAATGCCAATTCGATGACCTATTTTTTAAGTGGAAGTACTCCGGCATTAAACCGTGTGTTAGCCCGTACTAAGCAGTACTGTCCGAATGCAAAAACCAGCGGAAGGATGGTTGCCTTAATATCAGCCATTGGAGCTTATATGAATACTAACGCTACATTAAGCTGTGGTATGCAAGCATTGATGGAAGTCGGTATTGACCCTATGGCGGCGTATTCTTCAATGCGCAATGTCAATGTTCAGTACGTCGTTGAGGATAACGATTATCATAGTGCTATCTGTGCGTTACACAAACGATTGATTGGCTCTGGTACAAAGAAAAAATCTCCGACGGTGCAAGCAGCTTAA
- a CDS encoding ectoine synthase: MIVRTLQECEQSERRVVAETWESTRMILKEDQMGFSFHITTIYKGTDTHIHYKNHLESVYCMSGEGEIEVVGGKRYPIKPGTLYVLDKHDEHYLRAHKKGDMVMACVFNPPLTGAETHDKDGVYPLVD, from the coding sequence ATGATTGTACGAACTTTACAAGAATGCGAACAGAGTGAACGTCGAGTAGTGGCTGAAACGTGGGAAAGCACCCGTATGATACTCAAAGAAGATCAAATGGGCTTTTCATTCCATATCACAACGATTTACAAAGGAACGGATACCCATATTCATTACAAAAATCACTTGGAATCCGTTTATTGCATGTCGGGAGAAGGTGAAATTGAAGTTGTCGGCGGAAAACGTTATCCGATTAAACCTGGCACATTGTATGTGTTAGATAAGCATGATGAGCACTATTTACGTGCTCATAAAAAAGGCGATATGGTGATGGCTTGTGTGTTCAACCCACCACTGACTGGTGCTGAAACTCATGATAAAGATGGTGTGTATCCATTAGTTGACTAG
- the ectB gene encoding diaminobutyrate--2-oxoglutarate transaminase, translated as MDIFTQKESNVQSYANNFPVVFSTAKGSHLYTKEGDAYLDFLAGAGSLNYGHNNDILKQALLEYIEQDGLTHGLDMHSDAKAQFLLAMQRYIFAPRRLDYKVQFTGPTGTNAVEAAIKLARKVTGRTNIVSFTNGFHGCSLGALAVTGNQHHRGGAGMSLNGVTRIPYEGYADTDGLSLFSAMLDDNSSGLDKPAGVIVEVVQGEGGLNAASPQWLRRLSDICKQHDILLIVDDIQAGCGRTGTFFSFEPAEIKPDIVTLSKSIGGYGLPLAVVLYKPQYDVWKPGEHNGTFRGNNHAFVTAAKALETYWADDKFAQHIDQRASQVTQCIEKVSQQYSSLFNGVKGRGLMQGIECLDGDVAHQITQECFHQGMVIETAGPDDEVIKFFCPLTITASELDKGLAIFKSAVDKVAPRLIKQAS; from the coding sequence ATGGATATATTTACTCAGAAAGAATCGAATGTTCAGTCTTACGCTAACAACTTTCCAGTTGTGTTTTCTACTGCCAAGGGAAGCCACCTCTATACCAAAGAAGGTGATGCTTACCTCGATTTTCTTGCTGGCGCTGGCTCCCTCAATTACGGGCATAACAATGACATATTGAAGCAAGCGTTATTGGAATATATAGAACAAGATGGCCTGACCCACGGTCTGGATATGCATTCAGATGCCAAAGCTCAATTTCTGCTGGCGATGCAGCGATATATTTTTGCGCCACGTCGGCTGGATTATAAAGTGCAGTTTACTGGGCCAACAGGAACGAATGCTGTTGAGGCCGCTATTAAACTTGCACGTAAAGTTACCGGGAGAACCAACATTGTTTCATTCACGAATGGTTTCCATGGTTGTTCTCTGGGGGCATTAGCCGTAACGGGAAATCAGCACCATCGTGGCGGTGCTGGCATGTCTTTAAACGGAGTCACTCGTATCCCTTATGAAGGCTACGCAGATACTGATGGCTTATCACTATTCTCGGCAATGCTCGATGACAATTCATCAGGTTTAGATAAACCAGCCGGAGTGATTGTCGAGGTGGTTCAAGGAGAAGGTGGGTTAAATGCAGCTTCACCGCAGTGGTTACGCCGTCTAAGTGACATTTGTAAACAACACGATATTTTATTGATTGTTGATGATATTCAAGCGGGCTGTGGCCGCACGGGCACGTTCTTTAGTTTTGAACCAGCAGAAATTAAACCGGATATCGTTACGCTTTCCAAATCAATTGGTGGTTATGGTCTGCCTCTAGCGGTTGTGCTTTATAAACCACAATATGATGTATGGAAACCCGGTGAACATAACGGCACATTTCGCGGCAATAACCATGCGTTTGTGACGGCGGCCAAAGCATTAGAGACGTATTGGGCGGATGACAAATTTGCTCAACATATTGATCAACGAGCATCTCAAGTAACGCAATGCATTGAAAAAGTCTCTCAGCAATATTCATCACTGTTTAACGGTGTGAAAGGACGTGGGTTAATGCAAGGCATTGAATGTCTTGATGGTGATGTCGCGCATCAGATTACCCAAGAATGTTTTCATCAGGGAATGGTGATCGAAACTGCCGGACCGGATGATGAAGTCATTAAGTTCTTTTGTCCATTAACGATCACCGCAAGCGAACTCGATAAAGGGTTGGCGATCTTTAAATCAGCTGTGGACAAAGTGGCTCCCCGTCTGATCAAGCAGGCATCTTAG
- the ectA gene encoding diaminobutyrate acetyltransferase → MITTSPWVAYPKTMHNVQQSWTFRTPERSDGHAIHTLIAQCSPLDENSAYCNFLQSTHFRKTCVMAEYRGQVAGFISAYRKPDQPDELFIWQVAVHPKARGKGLAFDMLNELLNRETLHDITAIETTITRDNQGSWSLFKKLERAHGQQGEVTTFLDQTRHFCGEHDTEYLFRIPLNSRKQQ, encoded by the coding sequence ATGATTACAACATCACCATGGGTTGCATATCCAAAAACAATGCACAATGTTCAACAGTCTTGGACATTTCGAACTCCCGAGCGTAGTGACGGGCACGCCATCCACACGTTGATTGCGCAGTGTTCACCGCTCGATGAAAATTCTGCTTACTGTAATTTTCTTCAGTCGACGCACTTTCGCAAAACATGCGTTATGGCGGAATACCGAGGACAAGTTGCTGGTTTTATTTCTGCCTATCGCAAGCCAGATCAACCTGATGAATTGTTTATATGGCAAGTCGCGGTTCACCCCAAAGCCCGCGGCAAAGGTTTGGCTTTCGATATGTTGAATGAACTTTTAAATAGGGAAACGTTACACGATATTACGGCCATTGAAACAACGATTACTCGCGATAATCAAGGGTCTTGGAGCTTGTTCAAAAAGCTAGAACGTGCTCATGGCCAACAGGGTGAAGTCACTACATTCCTTGACCAAACTCGCCATTTTTGTGGCGAACACGACACCGAATATCTGTTTCGAATTCCTCTTAATTCACGTAAACAACAATAA
- a CDS encoding 4a-hydroxytetrahydrobiopterin dehydratase: MLSELKCVPCYGKGETALSVQEQQEYLSQLNGWQITYTDEQPCLEKIFTFNGYKQAWRFCDQVAGLADQQNHHPAILLEWGKVVVTWWTHSVHGLHTNDFICAAKTDALRDKL, translated from the coding sequence ATGCTAAGTGAACTAAAATGTGTCCCTTGCTATGGCAAAGGAGAAACCGCTTTATCGGTACAAGAGCAGCAAGAGTATCTGAGCCAACTTAATGGTTGGCAAATCACATACACCGACGAGCAGCCGTGCTTGGAAAAAATATTTACCTTTAATGGCTACAAGCAAGCATGGCGATTTTGCGATCAAGTTGCCGGTTTGGCGGATCAACAAAATCATCATCCAGCGATTTTACTTGAATGGGGTAAAGTGGTTGTGACTTGGTGGACTCATTCGGTACACGGGCTTCATACCAATGATTTTATCTGTGCGGCGAAGACAGATGCTCTAAGAGATAAGCTCTAA
- the phhA gene encoding phenylalanine 4-monooxygenase gives MTTYHSKPIDSDGKMTWTHEEVSVWRYLIERQSKLLPERACTAYLDGLDLLQLSSAMPPQLADINRVLKSATGWSVTPVPALIDFKRFFSLLAHQQFPIATFMRRRDEIDYLQEPDFFHEVFGHCAMLTNPDFAHFTHWCGQSGIKLNDKQRVFLARLYWFTVEFGLIKEAGELRIYGGGILSSPKETLYSLESSEAVRRSFNLLDILRTPYRIDIVQPVYYYLDSIAQLYQLSDIDLVTAINQAEALGLFKPLFTKKVC, from the coding sequence ATGACGACGTACCATTCCAAACCCATAGACAGCGATGGCAAGATGACTTGGACCCATGAAGAAGTGTCAGTCTGGCGTTATTTAATTGAACGACAGAGTAAGCTCTTGCCCGAGCGCGCATGTACCGCCTATCTTGATGGGTTGGATTTATTGCAATTATCCAGTGCAATGCCGCCCCAACTTGCAGATATCAATCGAGTGTTAAAGTCAGCCACTGGATGGAGCGTCACACCGGTTCCAGCGCTAATCGACTTTAAACGATTTTTCAGTTTATTGGCGCATCAGCAATTCCCTATTGCTACCTTTATGCGCCGCAGAGATGAAATCGACTATTTACAAGAGCCGGACTTCTTTCATGAAGTATTTGGTCATTGCGCAATGTTGACTAACCCAGATTTTGCCCATTTTACTCATTGGTGTGGTCAATCCGGGATAAAGCTGAACGATAAACAGCGGGTATTTTTAGCCCGACTTTACTGGTTTACCGTTGAATTTGGCTTGATTAAAGAGGCTGGTGAGCTTCGTATCTATGGCGGTGGGATCCTTTCATCCCCGAAGGAGACCTTATACAGCTTGGAGTCATCAGAGGCGGTGCGTCGATCATTTAACTTATTAGATATTTTGCGCACCCCGTATCGTATCGATATTGTTCAACCTGTCTATTATTACCTAGATTCTATCGCACAACTTTATCAACTCAGTGACATTGATTTAGTCACTGCGATTAATCAAGCAGAGGCGCTTGGTCTGTTTAAGCCTCTGTTTACCAAAAAGGTTTGCTAA
- a CDS encoding acetoacetate--CoA ligase: MSKASPIWTPSQDRVEQSLLYDFMQMVSQRENRSFSSYDELYQWSITESKKFWLSLWEYCDIIGNQGECITGDNIVSERDFFPALDTTWFPQARLNYAENCLSYAFRSPEGTAIWFRNEGGQTQTYTWQNLEDQISKIQQWLLQNGVNAGDVVAGYLPYIPQSVIAMLATASLGAIWTSVSPDLGVEAVTARFGQVNPKILFCCNGYTFNGTVHHLEKHNADIVAAIPSIQNVCQIEYLQQRNAKTDEFNDSFSDWHAILNRYNGKGLEYNRGNFNDPLFILYSSGTTGKPKCIVHSIGGTLLNHLKEHQLHCDIHPEDKIFYYTSCGWMMWNWHVSALASGATLVIFDGSPFYPQPQALWQIAEEVGVSLFGTSARYLSELQRKQFYPADYYSLNALKTLCSTGSPLYDEQFDFVYEHIKGDLLLSSMSGGTDICGCFVMGNPIAPVYRGECQCIGLGLDVTAFDNNGTPVIQEHGELVCRNSFPNQPIGFWQDKGEAYYNAYWQRFPGVWHHGDEIELTSQNGVIFHGRSDTMINPRGVRVGTAEIYCELRQFEELVDAIAVGKKEQQDEVILLFVQLDPQFTLTNQLKTRICEQLKTNRSPYHVPQHIIAVPAIPKTHSGKLVEKAVKQAIAGTDIDNLSAIANPEALTELMKAYQAN; this comes from the coding sequence ATGTCAAAGGCTTCACCGATTTGGACACCGAGTCAGGACAGGGTCGAACAGTCACTCCTATACGATTTTATGCAGATGGTAAGTCAACGCGAGAACCGCTCCTTCTCCTCTTATGATGAGCTGTATCAGTGGTCAATAACAGAGAGCAAAAAGTTTTGGCTCTCACTGTGGGAATATTGCGACATTATCGGGAATCAGGGTGAATGTATAACCGGAGATAATATTGTTTCTGAGCGAGATTTTTTTCCCGCACTCGACACAACTTGGTTTCCTCAAGCAAGGCTCAATTACGCGGAAAACTGCCTCTCTTATGCTTTTAGATCGCCCGAAGGAACGGCGATATGGTTTCGTAATGAAGGGGGCCAAACTCAGACCTACACATGGCAAAACCTCGAAGATCAGATTTCAAAGATTCAACAATGGTTGCTCCAAAATGGTGTTAATGCAGGCGATGTAGTCGCGGGCTATTTACCTTATATACCTCAATCCGTTATCGCTATGCTTGCAACAGCGAGCTTAGGCGCGATTTGGACCTCAGTGTCTCCCGATCTTGGCGTTGAGGCTGTCACCGCCCGATTTGGTCAAGTTAACCCCAAGATACTATTTTGCTGCAATGGCTACACATTTAACGGAACCGTACATCATCTAGAAAAACACAATGCAGACATTGTTGCGGCGATTCCAAGTATTCAAAATGTATGTCAGATTGAATACTTACAACAACGAAATGCAAAGACCGACGAATTTAACGACAGTTTTTCTGATTGGCATGCCATCTTAAATCGATATAACGGCAAAGGATTAGAATATAATCGTGGTAATTTTAATGACCCATTATTTATTCTTTATTCATCCGGGACGACCGGAAAACCTAAGTGTATCGTCCATTCGATTGGCGGCACACTGTTAAACCATCTCAAAGAACATCAGTTACATTGTGATATTCATCCGGAAGACAAAATATTCTATTACACCAGTTGTGGCTGGATGATGTGGAATTGGCATGTATCAGCGCTAGCCAGTGGAGCCACTCTGGTTATTTTTGACGGTAGCCCTTTCTATCCTCAACCTCAAGCCTTATGGCAGATTGCAGAAGAAGTCGGCGTGTCACTATTCGGAACGTCGGCACGATACCTCTCCGAACTACAAAGAAAGCAGTTTTATCCTGCCGATTACTACTCGCTCAACGCGCTAAAAACCCTTTGTTCAACTGGTTCTCCACTCTATGATGAGCAATTTGATTTTGTCTATGAACACATAAAAGGCGATTTGTTGCTGTCTTCAATGTCTGGCGGAACCGATATCTGTGGTTGCTTTGTCATGGGTAATCCTATAGCGCCCGTTTACCGCGGAGAATGTCAGTGTATCGGGCTCGGTTTGGATGTCACCGCCTTCGATAATAATGGTACTCCCGTGATTCAAGAGCATGGCGAATTAGTGTGCCGAAATAGTTTTCCCAACCAACCCATTGGCTTTTGGCAAGATAAAGGCGAAGCCTATTATAACGCTTATTGGCAGCGATTTCCTGGGGTTTGGCACCATGGTGATGAAATCGAGTTAACCTCACAAAATGGGGTGATTTTCCATGGCCGCAGTGACACTATGATCAATCCTCGTGGAGTTCGAGTGGGAACCGCAGAGATTTATTGTGAATTAAGACAATTTGAAGAGCTTGTTGATGCTATCGCCGTAGGGAAAAAAGAGCAGCAGGATGAAGTTATCCTACTGTTTGTGCAGTTAGATCCACAATTTACGTTAACTAATCAACTCAAAACGAGAATTTGCGAGCAACTAAAGACAAACCGCTCCCCTTACCATGTACCACAACACATCATTGCCGTACCAGCAATCCCCAAAACACACTCAGGAAAATTGGTAGAAAAGGCAGTCAAACAAGCTATCGCGGGTACCGATATCGACAATCTCAGTGCCATCGCTAACCCAGAGGCGTTAACCGAACTAATGAAAGCGTATCAAGCGAATTAG
- a CDS encoding ATP-binding protein: MKKRLTWSVVLLSTCLILISLIFSYFESRHEIREVYDARLGQSAKMALLSVPSVINNLDDKVAKKQLSNWMAQLSQQADSQGGEGPTDYGHPYERNILIQYYRDGKMLWSSIPSMTAINHNPDYYGYGYVSHIGKTWRFFQLRMPDSDDYVVTAEKLSIRHEMINELALSTALPQLILIPCLGIVMALLIERNFKPITELRSAISQRNINKLDKIYVQHPTTELTPLVAALNTLLGELDEAWQREKRFTRMAAHELKTPLTILRLNAENAFDAPTKEQLTTSLNHILAGIDRTDRLIQQLLMLARVESVKSLQFVKIELAEFLQSVLAEIAPMALKQDQELSLDANPAVIMGDPALLRVLFLNLLDNAIRYSGKRTAISVVLTESDDHFIVNVSDSGKPIEQEVRDKLFDNFYRANSERGDGAGLGMSITRDIAKLHHGNVALLDHDLKGNTFQITLKKHNL, translated from the coding sequence ATGAAAAAACGCCTGACTTGGTCAGTCGTGCTTTTATCTACGTGCTTAATTTTAATTTCGCTTATCTTCAGTTACTTCGAATCAAGACATGAAATTCGTGAAGTCTATGATGCTCGTCTCGGGCAATCGGCGAAAATGGCTTTGTTAAGCGTACCTAGCGTGATCAACAATTTGGATGACAAAGTGGCTAAAAAACAGTTATCAAACTGGATGGCTCAACTTAGCCAACAAGCCGATTCACAAGGCGGTGAAGGTCCTACCGATTATGGTCATCCTTATGAACGAAATATTCTCATTCAATATTACCGTGACGGTAAGATGCTCTGGAGTTCAATACCATCGATGACGGCGATTAACCATAATCCAGATTATTATGGCTATGGTTATGTTTCACATATCGGTAAAACTTGGCGATTTTTTCAGCTGCGTATGCCGGACTCTGATGACTATGTAGTGACCGCCGAAAAACTCTCTATTCGCCACGAAATGATCAATGAATTGGCCTTATCGACGGCCTTGCCACAGTTAATATTGATTCCCTGCTTGGGGATAGTGATGGCTCTATTGATTGAGCGTAATTTTAAACCGATTACCGAACTGCGCAGTGCAATAAGCCAGCGTAATATTAATAAGTTGGACAAGATTTATGTCCAGCACCCGACGACGGAATTAACCCCGCTGGTGGCTGCATTGAATACATTGCTGGGAGAACTAGACGAAGCTTGGCAACGTGAAAAGCGGTTTACCAGAATGGCTGCGCATGAACTTAAAACGCCATTAACTATTTTACGACTGAATGCAGAAAATGCGTTTGACGCGCCAACGAAAGAGCAGTTGACCACTTCTCTCAATCACATACTTGCTGGCATTGATCGTACAGACCGTTTGATTCAGCAATTATTGATGTTAGCTCGGGTTGAAAGTGTCAAATCACTACAGTTTGTGAAAATTGAGTTAGCGGAGTTTCTGCAATCTGTTTTAGCAGAAATCGCCCCTATGGCACTAAAGCAAGATCAAGAACTTTCTTTGGACGCAAACCCTGCCGTTATTATGGGGGATCCGGCTTTGTTACGAGTACTGTTTTTAAATTTACTGGATAACGCGATTCGTTACTCTGGAAAACGTACCGCTATTAGTGTGGTATTAACTGAATCGGATGATCATTTCATTGTGAACGTGAGTGATTCAGGCAAACCTATTGAGCAAGAGGTTAGGGATAAGTTATTTGATAATTTTTACCGAGCAAATTCTGAACGTGGCGACGGAGCAGGATTGGGGATGTCAATCACTCGAGATATCGCAAAATTACACCATGGCAATGTTGCTCTTTTAGATCATGATTTGAAAGGGAATACTTTTCAAATCACACTTAAGAAACACAATTTATAA
- a CDS encoding response regulator — MRLLLVEDDVLLGESMAETLRRHGYTVDWLERGSGVDVALKTEQFAIIVLDLTLPDIDGLEVLRRVRQAGFTVPVLILTARDDIQDRVKGLDGGADDYLVKPFILDELLARLRVLIRRQNGYCEEVLSIGEFSLSLATQSAIFQGEKLKLTNKEFKLLATLMTSAGRVLSKDQLQQALHGWDDGGSDNAIEVHIHNLRKKMPLDIIKNIRGVGYIIEK; from the coding sequence ATGCGATTACTATTGGTCGAAGATGATGTGTTATTAGGGGAATCCATGGCGGAAACATTGCGCCGTCATGGCTACACTGTTGATTGGCTTGAACGCGGAAGTGGCGTTGACGTTGCACTCAAAACGGAACAATTTGCCATCATCGTACTGGATCTTACTTTGCCCGATATCGATGGGCTTGAAGTGCTACGTCGCGTTAGACAGGCAGGTTTTACCGTTCCTGTATTGATCCTGACGGCGCGTGACGATATTCAAGACCGAGTGAAAGGGCTTGATGGCGGTGCAGATGATTACCTTGTTAAGCCTTTTATCTTAGATGAATTATTAGCACGTTTGCGTGTATTGATCAGGCGGCAAAATGGCTATTGTGAAGAGGTGTTGTCTATCGGCGAATTTTCCCTGTCGTTAGCGACGCAGTCGGCGATATTTCAAGGCGAAAAGCTCAAACTGACCAACAAAGAATTTAAGTTGCTCGCGACACTCATGACTTCTGCAGGTAGAGTGCTAAGTAAAGATCAATTACAACAAGCCTTACATGGCTGGGATGATGGTGGCAGTGATAATGCCATCGAAGTTCATATTCATAATCTGCGCAAGAAAATGCCGCTAGATATCATCAAAAATATTCGTGGAGTAGGGTATATCATTGAAAAATAA